A region of the Cannabis sativa cultivar Pink pepper isolate KNU-18-1 chromosome 3, ASM2916894v1, whole genome shotgun sequence genome:
AAGAAGAAGATCAGTAATGGAAATGGGATTTTTCTCACTCTCATATTTagaaccaaaaaaataaataaaaaaaaaaagagttaaagTGAGGAATTGAAAGAATATGAGTGAGTGGTTTTTATgggcacttttttttttgtttgtttgttaatggtgtcagtttttttatatagtgaTAATATTGATATAACTCCCAACACAAGTCTATTGGCTGGCCCTACCAAAAATTTATATCATTCTATTTAAATGCTATTTCTTActataatttcattttttaataataataataataataaatggctTAAGGTAATtaatgagattattattattggataatttcaaaagaaataccaaaataacaaaaaaaaaatatcaaaaatattgTACGgagttttaaatatttttacgatttttatgattttatttacaggaAATAAAGTActttgatgtatttttatgttgtacacTTGTTAATTtactattaattttttcttatttatatattattttaatgttattttttgttacttgtatgtaattttattattattttggtattattttcataaaatattgtaaaagtataaaagaaaaaattaaacctaaaaatataaaaaatttatataaaagaatagtgtattatataattattattattattattcgtaCATTTTGTGTGGCCGTTTTTATATGGAGATAAAATTGATAGGATATATGATATTTTACCTAAATTTATGCTCACAAATTTCTAAAGTCTTTAAAAATTTATGCTGAAATAATTTGATTATtgaatttaagaatttttgtctaattCAATTCAACTCTACCAACATGATGATTTTTCATGTACTGAATTGTGTATTCTAAACTTTGACATTTAGCAAATCGCGCCATTTGaactttaatatatatcaaATCGTGGTCTCTGAACTTTTATCTACATCAAACTTGAATTTTTATCTACATCAAACTTCTGTTAGTAAAATtggataaaaaaatttaaattcaacgATCTCTataattcgaaaaaaaaaaaaaattaacaacctcaaaaattctaaaagtataatttgatatttattataggacaaaaatcctaattaatatAACTCACCATACAAGTCCACACACAAGTTACTTGGGTTTCTCTTCTTTGTGGTTTCTCTCTTCCCATCAATTTAGGTTTGTTTTCTCTTTTCttataaaatctaatttctaCTCTCTCACTCAACTTCAATTATGCATATTTTTGCTTCTGTCTTCAAATTAGGGTTTCATATTTGATTTTTAAGGTTATAGTAATTTTACTACTGTCTCTGAAATTctaaacaaaatcaataaataggTATCAAAACTGAGTTTGTTTCTAtgttttgttataaatattagcAGATTTTGAAGTTGCAACTGTTTAATCTTCATTGGATTTAAGTCAAACATGAAAAAAATGTCATCTTGAATTGATTTGAgtcataaatatgaaattatacTGATAAGGGTCTGGTCTCTTGAGAATCATCAATAGTAGTTCTTGATCTCAAAACCTAAACAACTCATTTCCTGAcatgaattaaatgtttatcTACTGATGATTTATCATTTCAAGGCTTTGTTCTGTTGATTGATTCAACAAGAAGTTATGTAGAAAGTGTATGCAATAATGGAATTGTAAAACAAATTTAGATTACTATTTTGTGTTTTGTTTTGTCTCCAAGCCATTTGATGATTTGTTTGTTTTGATTTAACATTTGATTGTTCGAGTTTGATCTTGAAGTTGAAATTACAGAGGTTAATTCTTAGGTATCAGAGTTGAAATTCTTACGATTTGTAATCTAGATCAAATTGAAGCCATAGAAAACTTATTCCTAATGAATTCTAACTGTTGTAGATTTTAGACTAGGAATAATATGGAAGAACTGAAGCTGATCGGTTCGAAAAAGAGCTTATTTTGTACGAGAATAGAGTGGGCGTTGAAGCTAAAGGGTGTAGAGTATGAGTATTTGGAGGAAGATTTGAGAAACAAAAGTCCAATTCTGCTCAAGTACAATCCAGTTCATAAGAAAGTTCCTGTTCTTTTACACTTGGGAAAACCTATAGCTGAGTCTTTAGTCATTCTTGAATACATTGATGAGGTTTGGAAAGAGAACCCTTTGCTTCCCCAACACCCTTATGAGAGAGCAAAAGCTCGATTTTGGGCCAAATTTGCTGATGACAAGGTACATTAATCATGTATTTTCActgatttttattcattattgaTCTTAATAAATTTTAACCTTTTATCCTTGTTGAGACTCTGTAGATGACACTTAGGCACACAAAGATTTGGACACATTTTTTGACACGAAATAAATGAGTTTGCTATTATATTCAGGTTTCGATGGGATCATTTGAAGCTTGCAAAGCTCAAGGAGAAGGGAAAGAAAAACTGATAGA
Encoded here:
- the LOC115711162 gene encoding probable glutathione S-transferase yields the protein MEELKLIGSKKSLFCTRIEWALKLKGVEYEYLEEDLRNKSPILLKYNPVHKKVPVLLHLGKPIAESLVILEYIDEVWKENPLLPQHPYERAKARFWAKFADDKVSMGSFEACKAQGEGKEKLIESVQESLGFLEKEIEGKKYFGGESIGYLDLALGWIPLCLDVWEEVGEMKLFQEEKFPCLHQWCKTFLMENLVMAELSPSRETLVELYSTYIAYLRSLEANK